Proteins co-encoded in one Halobacteriovoraceae bacterium genomic window:
- a CDS encoding DUF309 domain-containing protein: MNYQFGQFTLEHLSKMRDGIILFNEEKFFECHEFLEALWLEDMTDNARYVYWAVLQYAVAMYHLREDNIKGVQGLLRKAQEKVRECERRKVETDILEKYLSWEEFKKKILNAPLNGDIERYNDLYDFKFIDPSQWDFA, encoded by the coding sequence ATGAATTATCAATTTGGTCAATTCACCTTAGAGCATTTATCTAAAATGCGTGATGGAATCATTCTATTCAATGAAGAAAAATTTTTTGAATGTCATGAATTTCTAGAAGCTCTTTGGTTAGAAGATATGACTGATAATGCTCGTTATGTTTATTGGGCCGTTCTTCAATATGCAGTTGCCATGTATCATCTTAGAGAGGATAATATCAAGGGAGTTCAGGGTCTACTAAGGAAGGCGCAAGAAAAAGTGCGAGAATGTGAAAGAAGAAAGGTTGAAACCGACATTCTCGAGAAATATTTGAGTTGGGAAGAGTTTAAGAAAAAAATTTTAAATGCGCCGTTAAATGGTGACATAGAACGCTATAATGATCTCTATGATTTTAAATTTATTGATCCATCACAATGGGATTTTGCGTGA
- a CDS encoding EI24 domain-containing protein has translation MKNIFTYLNETFDILKEDRVVITLSLVPIVIGFAFYFFLGWWIVGPVFDWGESFIAKYISAEILSGFFYYLMVGIVTVGLYFIVSWTFVLVVSMLASPFNDFISERVEKKISGKEPPGLGDSFSSILSNLPGVISNEIKKVFVVLILTAIAFIAGLFPILVPVSIIITALLLSFSFLDYSWSRNHVPMSSCFGFLKKNFVMNSFSGLLFQVLFMIPVLNIFSIPFAVVYFTVMFTREHLLKGSIQE, from the coding sequence GTGAAGAATATATTCACATACCTTAATGAGACCTTTGATATTCTTAAAGAAGATCGGGTAGTTATTACTTTGTCATTGGTTCCAATTGTCATTGGATTTGCGTTTTATTTTTTTTTAGGATGGTGGATTGTAGGGCCAGTTTTTGATTGGGGAGAGAGTTTCATAGCAAAGTATATCTCGGCCGAAATTCTATCTGGGTTCTTTTATTATCTAATGGTAGGAATCGTAACAGTTGGGTTGTATTTTATAGTGAGTTGGACTTTTGTTTTAGTCGTATCGATGCTTGCTTCTCCTTTTAATGACTTTATTAGCGAAAGAGTTGAAAAGAAAATTTCAGGGAAAGAACCACCTGGTCTGGGAGATTCTTTTAGTTCTATACTTTCTAATCTTCCAGGAGTTATTTCAAATGAAATAAAAAAAGTTTTTGTCGTTTTAATTTTGACAGCTATTGCTTTTATAGCTGGTTTATTTCCAATTCTTGTACCAGTTTCAATTATCATTACCGCGCTTTTACTGTCTTTTTCTTTTTTAGATTATTCTTGGTCAAGAAATCATGTTCCAATGTCTAGTTGCTTTGGATTTTTAAAAAAGAATTTTGTGATGAATTCATTCAGCGGATTATTGTTTCAGGTGTTATTTATGATACCTGTCCTTAATATATTCTCGATTCCATTTGCAGTTGTTTATTTTACAGTAATGTTTACAAGAGAGCATCTCTTAAAAGGATCAATTCAAGAATGA
- the pbpC gene encoding penicillin-binding protein 1C, with protein MYPIKSFFTYSKAIYSKDNQLLRMTLSEDEQYRLWADLKDIPIGLQETFLLKEDQYFKYHIGFNPISLLKAFNVSYLRGERMVGASTITMQLARLIYNLQTRTIIGKLKQILISLGFELIYSKDQILEAYLNFAPFGRNIVGVSAASLIYFKKPITQLSLNEHLFLSVIPQNPSALNSLNELGSIPIEIYHKKVKLSEKWHVLQKDGKKFNAKNVERNNIYSTNNIPFLAPHFTDFIIGKEFKENSIETTLNLKIQNKVDAAVKNYIHHKRSIGIKNAAAIVVNYNTMEIETLVGSADFFDNQILGQNNGVFAKRSPGSTLKPFLYALGFERGIIFPKSIMYDIPLTFKTPRNFDEKFRGAMTSEVALITSRNVPAVWLYSKIKNPNFFAFLKSTGVIEDEELDIYGSSLVLGGKEMSLLDLSKLYSILGNQGKVREIKWKKDNIESASTEVLSPQAVAMLMNVLANNPRPSSGMIEKFTKRKHEVYWKTGTSFGLRDAWSIGLYGPYVVGVWVGNFDGQGNPYFIGHDTASPLFFDIVDKLKNFVPDNFIDLKQDSYKLSHVDVCSKSGMIPTKNCKSTVSSLYLPGVSSIQKCNVHRKIKINKKTKLRACSTTNDSIEEKIVEVWPSKILEIQKNIGLPLKELPSYSNECKISDRVLSDNDPVILSPQHGIDYHIRVNDDKNLIPLSAKVDSDVRNIFWYVDEEFLGKTSPLKPLFWKGVSGQHLVKVVDDQGRHSQREMNISVSY; from the coding sequence ATGTATCCAATAAAGAGTTTTTTCACTTATTCAAAAGCGATATATTCAAAAGACAATCAACTATTAAGAATGACTTTATCTGAAGATGAGCAATATCGATTATGGGCCGATCTTAAAGATATTCCAATAGGTTTACAAGAAACATTTTTATTAAAAGAAGATCAATATTTCAAATATCACATTGGATTTAATCCAATTAGTTTACTTAAGGCATTTAATGTCTCCTATCTAAGGGGCGAGCGCATGGTAGGGGCCTCGACCATTACAATGCAACTAGCACGATTAATATACAATCTTCAAACAAGAACTATTATTGGAAAATTAAAACAAATATTGATTTCTTTAGGATTTGAACTAATTTATTCAAAAGATCAAATTTTGGAGGCATACTTGAATTTTGCCCCATTTGGTAGAAATATTGTAGGAGTAAGTGCGGCCAGTCTTATTTATTTTAAAAAACCTATTACTCAACTCAGTCTTAATGAGCATTTATTCCTTAGTGTTATCCCACAGAATCCATCAGCTTTAAATTCTTTGAATGAATTGGGGTCCATTCCAATCGAGATTTACCATAAAAAAGTGAAGTTAAGTGAAAAATGGCATGTGTTACAAAAAGATGGAAAAAAATTCAATGCTAAAAATGTAGAGAGAAATAATATTTATTCTACAAATAATATCCCTTTTTTAGCTCCACATTTTACAGATTTTATCATTGGAAAAGAATTTAAAGAAAATAGCATAGAAACGACATTAAATTTAAAAATTCAAAATAAAGTTGATGCTGCTGTTAAGAATTATATTCATCATAAAAGAAGTATTGGGATTAAAAATGCTGCAGCTATTGTTGTCAATTATAATACTATGGAAATTGAAACTCTGGTAGGATCAGCCGATTTTTTTGACAATCAAATTCTCGGGCAAAATAATGGTGTATTTGCTAAAAGATCTCCAGGATCGACCTTAAAACCTTTTTTATATGCCCTTGGTTTTGAACGCGGAATTATATTCCCGAAATCAATTATGTACGATATCCCTCTTACATTCAAAACACCTAGAAATTTTGATGAAAAATTCAGAGGTGCTATGACTTCTGAAGTCGCACTTATTACGAGTAGAAACGTTCCTGCAGTATGGTTATATTCTAAAATTAAGAATCCCAATTTCTTTGCTTTTTTAAAAAGTACAGGTGTCATAGAAGATGAGGAGTTAGATATTTATGGTAGCTCTCTTGTTTTAGGCGGAAAAGAAATGTCACTATTAGATTTATCAAAACTCTATTCTATTTTAGGAAATCAAGGAAAAGTAAGAGAAATTAAATGGAAAAAAGATAATATTGAATCTGCAAGTACTGAAGTTCTTAGTCCTCAGGCGGTAGCTATGTTAATGAATGTATTGGCCAATAATCCAAGACCTTCAAGTGGTATGATTGAGAAATTTACGAAAAGAAAGCACGAAGTTTACTGGAAAACAGGAACTTCATTTGGTTTAAGAGATGCTTGGTCTATCGGACTTTATGGGCCCTATGTTGTTGGTGTATGGGTTGGAAATTTTGATGGACAGGGTAATCCTTATTTTATCGGACATGATACGGCCTCGCCGCTTTTTTTTGATATTGTAGATAAGTTAAAGAATTTTGTTCCTGATAATTTTATTGATTTAAAACAAGATTCTTATAAATTATCTCATGTAGATGTTTGTTCAAAAAGCGGTATGATTCCCACTAAAAATTGTAAAAGCACTGTAAGTTCTCTTTATCTGCCTGGAGTTTCATCAATTCAAAAATGTAATGTTCATAGAAAAATCAAAATTAATAAAAAAACAAAACTTAGAGCTTGTAGTACGACAAATGATAGTATTGAAGAAAAAATTGTAGAGGTCTGGCCTTCAAAAATATTGGAAATACAAAAAAATATTGGTTTACCGCTTAAAGAGTTACCTTCATATTCAAATGAATGTAAAATTTCTGATAGGGTTTTATCTGATAATGATCCGGTGATACTTTCTCCCCAGCATGGTATAGATTATCATATTAGGGTGAATGACGATAAAAACCTCATTCCACTCTCTGCGAAAGTAGATTCTGATGTCAGAAACATTTTTTGGTATGTGGATGAGGAGTTTCTAGGAAAAACTTCTCCATTAAAACCACTTTTCTGGAAGGGAGTATCTGGCCAGCATCTTGTAAAAGTTGTCGATGATCAGGGAAGACATTCTCAAAGAGAAATGAATATTTCAGTCTCATATTAG
- a CDS encoding HD domain-containing protein yields MSKENGSNDPSKDFTSVPLIKVQPNIPLPTDVYLRIADKYIKFKEVGDSIDDEKYNFFLSKHLKYIYIKISQVNDFMSWMKKEKERAIQEMVDVVGKEKRSLVIAREEIKEKVFETFADQELNSENLKVIQATVANFIEEVSKDKLAQAALAKLTVQNQSIADHSVNVANLAVYLGIVNGHGHQFVLENLYLGGLLHDYAKSKIPENILTNPSNALYSQAIQDHPAKGKEAVAKLPEIPEQVLTIVEQHHEQWNGQGFPKGLKGDDIYDLSQIVALANTFDNILTESKNRPAEMYKRAIKVIEFDKGKKFNPDIIKRSVEALKFSFKDKL; encoded by the coding sequence ATGAGTAAAGAAAATGGTTCCAATGATCCTTCAAAAGATTTTACTTCAGTTCCTTTAATAAAAGTGCAGCCAAATATTCCTTTGCCTACAGATGTTTATTTGCGCATAGCTGATAAATACATAAAGTTCAAAGAAGTTGGGGATTCCATTGATGATGAGAAGTATAATTTTTTTCTATCCAAGCACCTTAAGTATATTTATATCAAAATTTCTCAAGTTAACGACTTCATGAGTTGGATGAAGAAAGAAAAGGAACGAGCTATCCAGGAAATGGTCGACGTCGTTGGAAAGGAAAAGAGATCCCTTGTTATTGCACGTGAAGAGATTAAAGAGAAAGTATTTGAAACATTTGCTGATCAAGAATTAAATTCAGAAAACCTAAAAGTGATCCAAGCAACAGTGGCCAATTTTATAGAAGAAGTATCTAAGGATAAACTTGCTCAAGCGGCCTTAGCAAAACTCACTGTTCAAAATCAATCTATTGCTGATCATTCAGTAAACGTTGCTAACTTGGCCGTATATTTAGGAATCGTAAATGGGCATGGACATCAGTTCGTTCTAGAAAACCTCTATCTAGGTGGATTGCTACATGATTATGCTAAATCAAAAATTCCTGAAAATATTTTAACAAATCCTTCAAATGCATTATATTCGCAAGCAATTCAAGATCACCCAGCAAAAGGTAAAGAAGCGGTTGCTAAATTGCCAGAGATCCCAGAACAAGTTTTAACAATTGTTGAGCAACACCATGAACAGTGGAATGGGCAGGGTTTTCCAAAAGGTTTGAAGGGTGATGACATATATGATCTTTCCCAAATTGTTGCATTGGCCAATACATTTGATAATATTTTAACTGAAAGTAAGAATAGACCTGCTGAAATGTACAAAAGGGCCATTAAGGTAATAGAATTTGATAAAGGTAAAAAATTTAATCCAGATATTATTAAAAGATCAGTTGAGGCCTTAAAATTTTCTTTTAAGGACAAACTTTAG
- a CDS encoding histidine--tRNA ligase, whose translation MSLTKRPYKGTRDFFPKEKRIQDYIFNIMKSVAHSFAYEHYDGPLLEEVELYKAKSGEELINEQIYSFYDRGERFVAIRPEMTPTLARMVAQIHKEEPRPIRWFSIPNLYRYEKPQRGRLREHWQLNCDIFGAPNGEGEFEIIQMLITLLTKFGANNKHFSICINDRKIVDKVFEHILKVSGELSYKLYKIIDKSKKVSSVALDKMIDETALSTEQKNLFKKYIQSSTIEKMNSFLSENSQVDALDDLNKLFNDAKNLNINQFLTYDPTIVRGLDYYTGIVFEVFDLNPQNPRAICGGGSYSDLLKIFGEKPLPGIGFGMGDVTLTDFLKTHDLLPDLSTPKNDLFISFQHDDCRIFSFKLAHELRKADLRVVSNFSALKFKKVFPLAEKKGAHFVAFMDELELRDQSVQIKNTQTKEQKSFKLNDIESIVSYILQK comes from the coding sequence ATGAGTCTAACTAAACGTCCTTATAAGGGAACGAGAGATTTTTTCCCAAAAGAAAAAAGAATTCAAGATTACATATTTAACATCATGAAATCAGTCGCCCATAGTTTTGCCTATGAACATTATGATGGGCCCTTACTAGAAGAAGTTGAACTTTATAAAGCTAAGTCTGGCGAAGAACTTATTAACGAACAAATTTACTCTTTTTATGACCGAGGAGAAAGGTTTGTAGCAATTCGTCCAGAGATGACTCCAACTCTTGCACGAATGGTTGCTCAAATACATAAAGAAGAGCCCAGACCAATTCGTTGGTTTTCAATCCCTAATCTTTATCGTTATGAAAAACCTCAAAGAGGTAGACTCAGAGAACACTGGCAACTCAATTGTGATATTTTTGGTGCGCCAAATGGAGAAGGTGAATTTGAGATCATTCAAATGCTTATTACATTACTGACTAAGTTTGGAGCAAATAACAAACATTTTTCGATTTGTATCAATGATAGAAAGATTGTCGATAAAGTATTTGAACATATACTAAAAGTTAGTGGCGAACTTTCATATAAACTTTATAAAATCATTGATAAATCAAAAAAAGTTTCGAGTGTTGCACTAGATAAAATGATTGATGAAACCGCATTGTCCACTGAACAAAAAAATCTATTCAAAAAATATATTCAATCTAGCACTATTGAAAAAATGAATTCTTTTTTAAGCGAAAACTCTCAAGTTGATGCCCTCGATGATTTAAATAAGCTCTTCAACGATGCAAAGAATTTAAACATTAATCAATTTCTAACTTATGATCCTACAATTGTAAGAGGTCTTGATTATTATACTGGAATTGTGTTTGAGGTATTTGATCTAAATCCACAGAACCCTCGTGCGATTTGTGGAGGTGGTTCTTATTCAGACCTTTTGAAAATTTTTGGAGAAAAACCACTCCCTGGAATAGGTTTTGGAATGGGTGATGTTACTCTTACTGATTTTTTAAAAACACATGATCTCTTGCCAGATCTTTCTACTCCGAAAAATGATCTATTTATCTCTTTTCAACATGACGATTGTAGAATATTCAGTTTTAAACTCGCACATGAGCTAAGAAAAGCAGATCTCAGAGTTGTATCTAATTTTTCAGCTTTGAAATTTAAAAAAGTTTTTCCTTTAGCAGAGAAAAAAGGTGCTCACTTTGTTGCTTTTATGGACGAACTAGAACTTAGAGATCAATCCGTACAAATAAAAAACACACAGACCAAAGAACAAAAATCTTTCAAACTCAATGATATTGAAAGTATTGTCAGCTATATTTTACAAAAATAG
- a CDS encoding valine--tRNA ligase has product MELSTTYSPSDVEDKWYKKWEEGNYFAPKKGKKGEAFTVLIPPPNVTGRLHAGHALDVTTQDALIRFKRMKGYETLWIPGMDHAGIATQSVVERQIFETEKKTRHDFTREEFVKLIWKWKEEYGGIILDQQKNMGVSCDWNYSVFTMDKSLNKAVRKVFVDLYKEGLIYQSDYIINWDPVLQSAISDAEVEHKEVQGAFYHLLYEVKGTDEKLEIATTRPETLLGDTAVAVNPNDARFKHLIGKMAIIPIVNREVPIIGDEYVDMELGTGALKVTPGHDFNDFEIGVRHKLEVINILNKDGTLNEVAGEYAGLTCKKARTKIVSYLENQGILIKQEKHIHQVGHGDRSKAIIEPMVSKQWFMNVQEMAAQAVKAVEEDRTRFYHKSWENTFFSWLREPKNWCISRQLWWGHQIPVYYCQNKKCETTWASEEDPTNCPKCGENKFFQDPDVLDTWFSSGLWPMSTLGWPDEDLMKQKRFSTFFPTSTLVTGFDIIFFWVARMMMLTLKFTGEVPFKHVYIHAIVRDKLGRKMSKSLGNGIDPLEMCRQYGADSFRFTLAAGSGYNRGLNLDPERIGGYRNFINKIWNAFRFISPTLGNADHVLPDISKLSVHEKWILHELNETTKVMNESMEEYRYDDSCSAIYKFVYDKFCSSFIELSKPILNGTDIAAIRQRSTVLKHVFRKIVALLHPFSPFITEELWSHLKNEVEDLLIVQEYPEYNNSLFFSKEAELTHVFLENVTNIRNLRAAVNIKPKEQIKVEIHCENEEYKSFFMDSIDGFSSLAKVEELLIKNKNSTRPSKSIVFANTHSEIFVKLDGVIDLQEQINRLTKDLEKNKKEFEKINKKLQNENFMKNAPEEVVTEVKSKASEFQELISSIEKNIESFK; this is encoded by the coding sequence ATGGAACTCTCTACGACGTATTCACCAAGTGATGTTGAAGATAAATGGTATAAAAAATGGGAAGAAGGAAACTATTTTGCACCCAAAAAAGGTAAAAAAGGCGAGGCCTTCACTGTACTAATTCCCCCTCCAAACGTAACAGGTAGACTACATGCAGGACATGCTCTAGATGTGACGACACAAGATGCACTCATACGATTTAAAAGAATGAAAGGTTATGAAACATTATGGATCCCTGGAATGGATCATGCGGGAATTGCAACCCAATCCGTCGTAGAAAGACAAATTTTTGAAACTGAAAAAAAAACCAGACATGATTTTACAAGAGAAGAGTTTGTAAAACTCATTTGGAAGTGGAAGGAAGAGTATGGCGGCATAATTCTGGATCAACAGAAAAATATGGGCGTAAGTTGTGATTGGAATTATTCAGTTTTCACAATGGATAAATCATTAAATAAGGCCGTAAGAAAAGTTTTTGTAGATCTTTACAAGGAAGGGCTGATTTATCAGTCTGATTATATCATCAATTGGGACCCTGTACTTCAATCAGCTATTTCTGATGCTGAAGTTGAGCATAAAGAAGTTCAAGGAGCATTCTATCATCTTCTATATGAAGTTAAAGGAACAGATGAAAAATTAGAAATAGCTACCACTCGTCCTGAAACACTATTAGGAGACACAGCAGTTGCTGTTAATCCAAATGATGCTCGATTTAAACATCTTATAGGAAAGATGGCCATCATCCCTATAGTCAATCGTGAAGTACCCATAATTGGAGACGAGTATGTTGACATGGAACTTGGAACTGGGGCCCTTAAGGTAACTCCAGGACACGATTTTAATGACTTTGAAATTGGCGTACGTCACAAATTAGAGGTCATCAATATTTTAAACAAAGATGGAACTCTCAACGAAGTTGCAGGTGAATATGCTGGACTTACTTGCAAGAAGGCCAGAACAAAAATTGTTTCATATCTTGAAAATCAAGGTATTTTGATCAAACAAGAAAAACACATTCACCAAGTTGGACATGGAGATCGTTCTAAGGCGATTATCGAACCAATGGTATCCAAACAATGGTTTATGAACGTTCAAGAAATGGCCGCTCAGGCCGTTAAAGCAGTAGAAGAAGATAGAACACGTTTTTATCACAAATCTTGGGAAAATACTTTTTTCTCTTGGCTTCGTGAACCTAAAAACTGGTGTATTTCAAGACAACTTTGGTGGGGGCATCAAATTCCAGTCTATTATTGTCAAAACAAAAAATGCGAGACAACCTGGGCCAGTGAAGAAGATCCTACCAACTGTCCTAAATGTGGTGAGAATAAATTTTTTCAAGACCCCGATGTTTTAGACACATGGTTTAGTTCAGGTCTATGGCCCATGAGTACATTAGGTTGGCCTGATGAAGATTTAATGAAACAAAAACGATTTTCAACATTTTTTCCAACTTCTACTCTGGTTACAGGTTTTGACATTATCTTTTTTTGGGTCGCTAGGATGATGATGCTTACCTTAAAATTTACTGGAGAAGTTCCCTTTAAACATGTCTATATTCATGCCATCGTAAGAGATAAATTGGGCCGTAAGATGAGCAAGTCCCTAGGAAATGGAATCGACCCTCTAGAAATGTGTCGTCAGTATGGAGCAGACTCTTTTAGATTCACTCTTGCAGCTGGTTCTGGTTATAATCGAGGACTAAATTTGGATCCTGAGCGCATAGGAGGCTATCGAAATTTTATCAATAAAATTTGGAATGCTTTCAGATTCATCTCTCCTACGTTAGGTAATGCTGATCATGTACTTCCTGATATTTCAAAATTATCTGTCCATGAGAAATGGATCCTACATGAATTAAATGAAACGACCAAAGTTATGAACGAATCTATGGAAGAATATAGATATGATGATTCCTGTAGCGCTATCTATAAATTTGTCTATGATAAATTTTGTTCGTCTTTCATCGAACTTTCAAAACCTATTTTAAATGGAACAGATATTGCAGCTATAAGACAAAGATCAACTGTTTTAAAACATGTCTTTAGAAAAATAGTGGCCCTACTACACCCATTTAGTCCATTCATTACTGAAGAACTGTGGTCGCATCTTAAAAATGAAGTTGAAGATCTGTTAATTGTGCAAGAGTATCCAGAGTATAACAACTCTCTATTCTTTTCAAAAGAGGCCGAACTGACCCATGTATTTTTAGAGAATGTAACAAATATCAGAAATCTACGAGCAGCTGTCAATATTAAACCAAAAGAACAAATTAAAGTTGAAATCCATTGTGAAAACGAGGAGTATAAGAGCTTTTTTATGGACTCAATTGATGGTTTTTCTTCACTGGCCAAGGTGGAAGAACTTTTGATTAAAAACAAAAACTCAACTCGCCCTTCAAAATCAATTGTATTTGCTAATACTCATAGTGAAATTTTTGTAAAACTCGATGGAGTGATTGACTTACAAGAGCAGATTAACAGGTTAACAAAAGATCTTGAAAAGAATAAAAAAGAGTTCGAAAAGATTAATAAGAAACTTCAAAATGAAAATTTCATGAAAAATGCGCCAGAAGAAGTTGTCACAGAGGTCAAATCGAAGGCCAGTGAATTTCAAGAGTTGATCAGTTCAATAGAGAAAAATATTGAATCATTCAAGTGA
- a CDS encoding (Fe-S)-binding protein, whose product MGTQLSEATREIFWNIPISFKIAMYVFFFVAMAIFIKGTLDKLSFVHAGKGLKSLWGKEGLFPEKLNWSAFFKTIFLTGKVPRQKKVAAFHNLIYFGFIILWIATDLVAIHADTPFKIYKGPVYIVVSFLADFAGLAIIVGIIFAYKRRYIDTPDYLSSTEPNKEKFMYFMLLTLVVLGYLIEGVRILGTNSFENETFWSPVGTFLAKVFSSFGLEDRSWAMIYRGMWMLHMINTMAFVASIPYSKFWHFIAIPFNALITPERRGAVLDPMNFEDENAETFGLGKISEMSMKNRFDLLACVECGRCTNVCPAKNAGKNLNPKTIITKARDFAIDILNKKVEDKDIWENPIYSSNELDACTTCGACMEECPAHIEHVDIILEARRYKTLTLGEIPPAAADAANKIKVNGNPWGIAQDDRFKWADGLEVPVIEAGKKVDYLYYVGCAGSYDASNQKVVKDTVELLKKAGVSFAVMGKTEKCNGDPIRRFGDEYTFFEVAIENIANMRQYQFDKVVTHCPHCLHTIGKEYAKFDDGDFETVHHTELLVDLLKSGKLKPTKKVEEELTFHDPCYLGRHHGEYNAPREILNSIEGVKINEMDKNKDKAVCCGMGGGNMWYELPEGEHLAKKRLEDVAQVSTKKLATACSYCMINFNSSRSLVQETENIEIEDIASILAKSIE is encoded by the coding sequence ATGGGTACGCAATTATCAGAAGCGACAAGGGAGATTTTTTGGAACATTCCAATTTCTTTTAAAATTGCGATGTATGTTTTTTTCTTTGTAGCAATGGCCATCTTTATCAAAGGTACACTTGATAAATTATCATTTGTTCATGCTGGAAAAGGCCTGAAGTCATTATGGGGTAAAGAAGGTCTCTTTCCTGAAAAGTTGAATTGGTCTGCCTTTTTCAAAACTATTTTTCTAACCGGAAAAGTTCCAAGACAAAAGAAAGTAGCAGCATTTCATAATTTAATTTATTTTGGATTCATTATTCTCTGGATTGCGACCGATTTAGTTGCCATTCATGCCGACACCCCTTTTAAAATTTATAAAGGTCCAGTGTACATTGTTGTTTCATTTTTAGCAGATTTTGCAGGCCTGGCCATCATCGTTGGAATTATTTTTGCCTATAAAAGAAGATATATTGACACGCCTGACTATTTGTCTTCAACCGAACCCAACAAAGAAAAGTTCATGTACTTCATGCTTTTAACTCTTGTTGTCCTAGGTTATCTCATTGAAGGAGTAAGGATATTAGGGACGAATTCATTTGAAAATGAAACATTCTGGTCTCCTGTCGGTACTTTTCTGGCCAAAGTATTTAGTTCATTCGGGCTAGAAGACAGAAGTTGGGCAATGATCTATAGAGGAATGTGGATGCTTCACATGATAAACACAATGGCCTTTGTTGCATCTATCCCTTATTCAAAATTCTGGCATTTCATTGCCATACCATTTAATGCTCTCATAACTCCTGAAAGAAGAGGAGCTGTTTTAGATCCCATGAACTTTGAAGATGAAAATGCCGAGACCTTTGGGTTAGGAAAAATTTCAGAAATGTCGATGAAAAATCGTTTTGATTTACTTGCTTGTGTCGAATGTGGGAGATGTACTAATGTTTGTCCGGCAAAAAATGCAGGTAAAAATTTAAACCCTAAAACTATCATTACGAAGGCCAGAGATTTTGCAATCGATATTTTAAACAAGAAGGTTGAAGATAAAGATATTTGGGAAAATCCAATCTATTCATCAAATGAGTTGGACGCATGTACAACATGTGGTGCTTGTATGGAAGAATGCCCTGCTCATATTGAACATGTTGATATCATATTGGAAGCAAGAAGGTACAAAACATTAACTCTTGGTGAAATTCCTCCTGCGGCGGCAGATGCAGCAAATAAAATTAAAGTTAACGGAAACCCATGGGGGATTGCGCAAGACGATCGTTTCAAATGGGCCGATGGATTAGAGGTTCCAGTAATTGAAGCTGGAAAAAAGGTTGATTATCTCTATTATGTGGGTTGTGCAGGTTCATATGATGCTTCAAATCAGAAAGTCGTAAAAGATACTGTTGAACTCCTTAAGAAGGCCGGAGTAAGTTTTGCCGTCATGGGAAAAACGGAAAAATGCAATGGAGATCCTATAAGACGTTTTGGTGATGAATATACTTTTTTTGAAGTTGCGATAGAAAATATTGCTAATATGAGACAATATCAATTTGATAAAGTTGTCACACATTGTCCACACTGTCTTCATACGATAGGAAAGGAATATGCCAAATTTGATGATGGAGACTTTGAAACTGTTCACCATACAGAGCTCTTAGTTGACCTTTTAAAGTCAGGCAAGTTGAAACCTACTAAAAAAGTTGAAGAGGAACTTACATTTCACGATCCTTGTTACCTGGGTCGACATCATGGTGAATATAATGCACCAAGAGAAATTCTAAACTCTATTGAGGGTGTAAAAATCAATGAAATGGATAAAAATAAAGACAAAGCAGTTTGCTGTGGAATGGGAGGGGGAAATATGTGGTATGAGCTCCCAGAAGGTGAACATTTGGCCAAGAAAAGACTAGAGGATGTTGCTCAGGTATCCACCAAAAAATTGGCGACTGCATGCTCTTATTGTATGATTAACTTTAATTCATCAAGATCATTAGTCCAGGAGACTGAAAATATTGAGATTGAAGACATCGCAAGTATATTGGCAAAATCTATCGAATAA